The Gasterosteus aculeatus chromosome 12, fGasAcu3.hap1.1, whole genome shotgun sequence DNA window ttattatatgtATTGAGAAATTTTAATTGTTCATGCTGAATATCTTTATGTTTACTTTCCCCTGGGGATGAAGTATCTTTCCACCTATCTATCTTTCTTATGCTTTGGTCTACAGCCTGCTGAAGCACACCCTTGATTGCTCAGTAATTAGCATCCAGACAATTCACAGCAATAAAACACAGGGTTGCTGAAGTTTGTCACAGTTGAACAAATATAACTTAGACAGCAGTCGCTTGAAAGTAACGTTACTTCATAAATCTGGGTGCGATCACACTAGTCAGAAATCTATTAAAGACACTTGGTGTTAAACTTGGACTGAATATAATATGTTCAACTATAAATAATACACAGGTTAATCTTGACATTTTTGGACCGTTGTAACACTTATCAGAAAAATAGCATAATTTCATTGACAAAGTGTgcattttatactttttttgctccgaagatataaaaaaataacaacagtaaattgtgtttaattttGGAGGTTTAGGTCATGTCGGTAGTATTCGTTGTTCACGGAGGAATGAAGATAGTTATATGTGGCTACTTGTATGGAGTCGCCATCCGTGGACTCAAGTAGCCGTTGACTAACCAACTAGCCGTTAGCTGCGAAAGACACGGTGTGGAGCTCCCGAACCTCAATAATAATTCAATAATAATTGTTTACAGAGTCTGAACGTTACCTTTGAGGACTGTGCTCCAGGTGTAGCAGGGTTACTGTCGCAGGGGGGTCTGGTGGGAAGCACAGCAGCCATATTTTCCTAAATAAAGCCTGCAGCTAGGCTAGCCCACTAgccactcttcttcttctcgagAGAGAATATGCGGTCGTTGGCCAATGCACATAACCGCCGCCTTCTGGGCAGGAGTGTAGGTGGTGTCTCAATTCTACATACAATAATTACGTGCTTTGTTGGCATGCGTGTTGCGTTTAAGACAATGCCTAAAACACACTTTCGACGATTCTTAATGGTATTTAAATAAGTAAAAGTCTCAAAACACCGTTAGCTGCACCGCTGCCGAGCTCCTCTgataggcttttattttgaaaaataagcgGACCACGTACGGGAAGTCGGAGGGAAAATCAGCTGGAATCTGCGGAAATCATCAACAGGAATATTTGCTTTAACTTGTCGAGCTACTATCCACCTTGTCAACTCGTATTTTTAATCCCCTTCCCCTTCGCGGTCCAAACGCCACACGGCGATGTCGGAGTCATACGGTAAGGAGGCTGTTCTGACGAGCGGCGGCCGTTCACATTGTCGCGTAACCACGGCGAAGCCACGAGACAGGTGCGCCGAGAGAGCTTCCTCTCTCTCACCGTAAACAAGATAGCGGGCAGGCTAACGGAAGGCTGCCGGCCTTACGGAAAACAACCGATGTCAGCGAAAGTAATAGCGGGGAGAGTCCGCTGTGGGTGCACGGATCAAATCTGAGAGCGGGGGAGCGAGCTGCGGATGATGGAGCGTGTATGAAGAGGAGACTGAGATCTGTGTTTTGTAATAACGTCGAGTATGCAAGAGATGTAGGGCATATTCGATCCACGCAATATTTTGGATTGTTGTCATAGATTCAATATTTTACGTTAAGATGATCCAGAGTTTAGGAACTGTGCACAGTCCCATCACCTTCAACGATAATGACACGTTGAATCATTATGTGAGAGTCAAGCGAGAGTAAGGCACAGCAGTGTGTGATTGTATACCGCTATGAATTGTGCAATAGTGAtgtcaacatatatatatatatatatatatatatatatatatatatatatatatatatatatatcctgcAGTTAAAAGTAACTAACCAATTGTCTCTTGCAAACAAATAAGAGTGACACTGTTTCTACATTATCAAAGGCatatttttgacatttctgtCCAAACCCTATGGCACGTTTGAGTTCATATCAATAGAACTGTGTTGTTGTCTGATGTTAATGGCCCAGCTGTGTTACTAGGTATGACAATCAAAACAGACATCGTGTTGGATAGAGACCCAATCATTTATGTGATTTCTCTCTTCAGATTTCCTGTTTAAATTCCTGGTGATTGGGAATGCTGGAACGGGCAAGTCCTGTCTGCTGCACCAGTTCATAGAGAAGAGATGTAAGTCAGAAAGATACAATATGCTTGTCATTATTTACTGTTAACAGACAGTTGCTTTGACTCCTAATGTAAGTGCATTACTATAGCGTTTAGCAATTACCACCGGAAAATGATGAGCCGTACATCTAATAATAAACCccattttattctgttttccaGTTAAGGATGAATCCAATCACACAATTGGAGTAGAGTTTGGCTCCAAGATCATCAATGTTGTCAACAAAATGGTCAAACTGCAGATTTGGGACACTGCAGGACAAGAAAGGTTCAGGTAGGGAAAAAACAGATGATACATGCATATacacatgtacatacatacgtacataTTGTATTCACCTTACACACTTCTTTCACACATTCTGAACCCTCTGCACTTACGTAATTTCTTTTCAACAACATACACACTGTTTAGATCCAATGTTAACTCACTTGTCTACTCCGGGGAAAGACATAGGTAACCGATGCATGTTTTGCTGACGGTAGAAGGTCTTAAGTAATTACTTAAATGTACAGCATTGCATTGTACTAATCGCTTTAAGAGAGCCATGCTCTCTACTCTACTCGCTACTCTGACGCGAAAAATATCTGCTTGAAAATCGGTTTGACGTGAAGTTGATTGTGCTTCCTAAGGAAACTGATGGTTAGACTGACTCATTCATTTGTCTGCACAAAGAGAAGTccttgaatgtaaaaataaGAGTTTTGGAAACCACTTGTCCCTCAGGCCTTTTGGTCCGCGTGTACATTGTCATATTATTGGAccacatgctcacgttgtttgtgtgtgtgtgtgttgtcaaggTCTGTGACTAGGAGTTActacagaggagcagcaggagcctTGCTGGTTTATGATATCACGAGGTAAACCAGCATAGCCAATCGGCACATGATTTCAGATCACGTCGTGTTCAGttaccctcccccccaccccccctgtaACCCTCCTGTATCTGTGCGCTGCAGTCGAGAGACCTACAACGCTCTGACCACATGGCTGAGTGATGCCAGGATGCTGGCCAGTCAGAACATCGTCATCATCCTTTGTGGAAACAAGAAGGACCTGGACGTGGACAGAGAGGTCACGTTCCTGGAGGCTTCACGCTTCGCTCAGGAGAACGGTAGGCTCAGCAATTCGGGATATAGCGACGCTCTGATTGTACCTCTCAAAATCTCTGGGAAGCTCCAGATGATAACCGTATTCAGTTTGGTGGAATTATTGTAATTTCTTTTTGGCACGCAGTCAGGAGTTTTTGCAATTTATTTACAGCATTATTATGCTGCTTAAAGTAAATGTATtgaactgctgtgtgtgtgtgtgtgtgtgtgtgtgtgtgtgtgtgtgtgtgtgtgtgtgtgtgtgtgtgtgtgtgtgtgtgtgtgtgtgtgtgtgtgtgtgtgtgtgtgtgtgtgtatgcatgcacaTCAGAGCTAATGTTCCTGGAGACCAGCGCTCTCACAGGAGAGAACGTTGAAGAGGCCTTTGTACAGTGCGCTCGGAAAATCCTCAACAAGATCGAGTCAGGTACGAGCTGTGACCCTCACCGTATAACCATAACCCCTGACTCCAAATCCCCTTTTTATCCACCAAGGATCATCCAGACAGGCTTACATATGACTCCAGACGCCGCACTGTGTCAGTCCTCATAGAGAATACAAGAAAAATCAAAGCATATATAATAACTAATCAAGCCAATTTATTCAGAGCCGGTGGGGATCTcgcgtctctgtctctgtcctcacaCACGTTGTCTCTGACTTCCAGGGGAGCTGGATCCAGAGAGGATGGGTTCAGGGATCCAGTATGGCGACGCTGCGTTACGACAGCTTCGCTCTCCTCGCCGTGCTCAGCCACAGGGCACCCAGGAGTGTGGCTGCTAGTGGACGCGCTCAGTAAGGCGCACAGACGAGGTGAAAGGGCCGTgatgttggactgtgtgtgcgttacATAAGATGATGGTATTGAATCTTACCCCAATAATGAGCAATAAAAGGTGCTCATGAGTCGAAATTGTTGATGATGCAACCGTGTTGAGTCCCCCAACATGGCTGCCCGCAGCtagattattttgttttctgaTTCTCTCTTTGTGCGTTGatcagtgtgtttgtgaagaCCAGGAGAAGAACagccatcgggggggggggacctagACTTCAAGTTGCTTACTcctctctgacctttgaccgtTCACACCAATCTCCAGAGCTTTTGTTGTCCTGGCTCCGCCTCCTAGCCCCCTTCAAAAATCTGAGCATCTCCAAGGTAACCagaaacccccccacacccccactcCCTCACCTCACCCCCCTGCTCAGCATTCTGCTGCACTATTGGATCAGACCATTCTTAGTCTACCAATCGGGATGTGCATTACTGACGAGTGCGTACCTTTTCTCCCCCACCTTTCTACTTATCGGTTGTCACACCTGGTGACTTCCCTGCTTAGTTTTATCCACTGTCAATGTTCCCTTATGCATTCCATCTTCAAAACTAACACGACCAGTGTGATTAGGAGGATTTATAGGCTGAGAAAATAAGTCGTCTTTATATTTTCACGGTTTGGTCACTCAAAGCTGGATCCAACTAAATCCTACACAGCGCAGTACATTTTTGATTAAGTGAAAAAAAGACGGTGTAAATAAGACATCATAAGTCATCAGACTGGGGATTTGATGATTTTGGATCTAGCCGGTCCTCTTCTTTAACTCCTGTCCCCAGATTAATACTTACACATTGACATTAGGTATCAATTTTCTCACAGAACTCTTTGGAAATGATACGACAATTCCTTTATCCACATGCGTATCTGAAACCCTCCCCTACTATGACACTTCTCTTTGCTGCTCCACTGATCTGATTACCTGTTTCTAACACGCCACAAACCGTCCCCTGAATACATTTCGCACTCCCTGCATCCTTTCTTTCCCACTCcgtctcctctgcagcatctTGTACACTCTTTCTGTATATTGAGACTGACGCATGTTTTCTCAAACAGAATATCAGAGTATTTCATTATGAAGAGATATTATATGTTTATTAAAGTAGATGTCATATCCAGCATTGGTTTTATGCTCCACTGTGTTAATATTATGTTACGCCACAATACACTGGAAACGTGTAAGCAGTATTACTGGGCAGTACTGTTTGCACCAATTATGTTGATTGTGGACTTATGTTTACATGGgtaaatgttgttttatcaTCGTCAAGCACATAGattaaacaaaatatatgtaCGGAAATACCATGAGCAATCAAGTGTGACATGTCATCTTTTAAGTTACAGAGACATGTTAAGTTACAGAGACATGTCCAGCATTCAACATTCATTCGAAGGACTTGTGTGACTTTTTTCCAGTAATGACTGATCCCTGTAATTCATAAATGATGCCTGTTGTACATGAATGCCTCGCTGCCAGCTGTGGATTAACACTAACCGAATGCATTTTAAGTTTTAGCAATAGTAGGAAACCATCTGATGTGTGTTTTGATTGTTATTTGTCTCCAAAGATCCTTGATGTTCTGTTCGGCCACATTAAGCTCTCAAAACAATTCAACTAGGGAATTTTTTGAAGAATTAGATTTTAAGTGTTTGGCAGAGGTGTGTTTaaacattacaacaacacatttgtttctaatatttataaaatgttaGACCCTTGACAATTATGCTTTAAACAAGCACACTTGAAAAATATTTAAGATTAGAATGAATCTGGCAGTGGCTTTGGCTGCTGTTCGTCAGGTTGCCGTCTCATGTTTGTCATCAACTTCTTGGCCTATTTATgttaatttttgtttttgttttctcttcattaTAAAATATCATggatttttaatttattgtgtaTAATAAAAGcctatgtttttaaaataaaaaatacaacaaatacagCAGTGTCTTTGaaaatcaatttattttcttttaatccacatttttgttgGTAGTCCATTGCGtaattgatgttttttctttgatgAAATGTAATCTCAAATTTTCTGAATAACATGTAAACAAATTTGGAGATTAACAGATGTAGAAAATTGATTCAT harbors:
- the rab4a gene encoding ras-related protein Rab-4A codes for the protein MSESYDFLFKFLVIGNAGTGKSCLLHQFIEKRFKDESNHTIGVEFGSKIINVVNKMVKLQIWDTAGQERFRSVTRSYYRGAAGALLVYDITSRETYNALTTWLSDARMLASQNIVIILCGNKKDLDVDREVTFLEASRFAQENELMFLETSALTGENVEEAFVQCARKILNKIESGELDPERMGSGIQYGDAALRQLRSPRRAQPQGTQECGC